One window of the Anguilla rostrata isolate EN2019 chromosome 13, ASM1855537v3, whole genome shotgun sequence genome contains the following:
- the LOC135237101 gene encoding guanine nucleotide-binding protein G(i) subunit alpha-3-like — translation MGCTLSAEDKAAMERSKMIDRNLREDGEKASREVKLLLLGAGESGKSTIVKQMKIIHEDGYSEEECKQYKVVVYSNTIQSIIAIIRAMGRLQVDFGDVARADDARQLFVLAGSAEEGVMTAELAGVIRRLWTDGGVQTCFIRSREYQLNDSASYYLNDLDRISQPSYIPTQQDVLRTRVKTTGIVETHFTFKELYFKMFDVGGQRSERKKWIHCFEGVTAIIFCVALSDYDLVLAEDEEMNRMHESMKLFDSICNNKWFTDTSIILFLNKKDLFEDKIKRSPLTICYPEYAGSNTYEEAAAYIQCQFEDLNRRKDTKEIYTHFTCATDTKNVQFVFDAVTDVIIKNNLKECGLY, via the exons atggggTGTACACTGAGCGCCGAAGACAAAGCGGCAATGGAAAGGAGTAAGATGATCGATCGGAATTTACGAGAAGACGGGGAAAAAGCTTCAAGGGAAGTCAAACTGCTTCTTCTAG GTGCTGGTGAATCTGGAAAGAGCACAATAGTAAAGCAGATGAA AATCATCCACGAAGATGGCTACTCAGAGGAAGAGTGCAAGCAGTACAAGGTGGTGGTGTACAGCAACACCATCCAGTCCATCATCGCCATCATCCGGGCCATGGGCAGGCTGCAGGTGGACTTCGGGGACGTGGCACGAGCG GACGACGCGCGACAGCTCTTCGTGCTGGCGGGCTCGGCGGAGGAAGGGGTCATGACGGCGGAGCTGGCCGGGGTCATCCGCCGCCTGTGGACCGACGGCGGCGTCCAGACCTGCTTCATCAGATCCAGAGAGTACCAGCTCAACGACTCCGCCTCATA TTACCTCAACGACCTGGACAGGATATCCCAGCCGAGCTACATCCCCACGCAGCAGGACGTCCTTCGCACCCGGGTCAAAACCACAGGCATCGTGGAGACGCACTTCACCTTCAAAGAGCTCTACTTCAA GATGTTTGACGTCGGGGGCCAGCGCTCGGAGAGGAAGAAGTGGATCCACTGCTTCGAGGGCGTCACGGCCATCATCTTCTGCGTGGCCCTCAGCGACTACGACCTCGTCCTGGCGGAGGACGAAGAAATG AACCGAATGCACGAGAGCATGAAGCTGTTCGACAGCATCTGCAACAACAAGTGGTTCACGGATACCTccatcatcctcttcctcaacaAAAAAGATCTGTTTGAAGATAAGATCAAAAGGAGCCCGCTGACCATCTGCTACCCAGAATACGCCG GCTCAAACACGTACGAGGAGGCGGCGGCCTACATCCAGTGCCAGTTTGAGGACCTGAACAGGCGGAAGGACACCAAGGAGATCTACACGCACTTCACCTGCGCCACCGACACCAAGAACGTGCAGTTTGTCTTTGACGCCGTGACGGACGTCATCATCAAGAACAACCTGAAGGAGTGCGGCCTGTACTGA